AAGTGCATGTGTTCCTTGAGGCAGTTGCCAAAGTTCGTCCCTACTTTGGTGTGAGCGGAGAATAAAAACATGAGTTCATTAGATTCTCTTTACCAGCAGATCATTTTGGAGCAGGCTAAAACCCGCCACGGTGCCGACCTGCCGGCGGACCAGCTCCAGGTCAGCAATTTGCCGCAAGGGATGGGCCAGTGTCATCAGCTCAACCCCGTATGCGGTGATGAAATCACGCTGCGGGTGGAAACATCCTCCGGCCCGGAGACTTCCAGGAGCATCTCCGGCATCCACTGGTCTGGGGATGGCTGCTCCATTTCCATGGCATCGGCCTCGATCCTCAGCGAACTGGCTATTGGCTTACAGGCGGAGGAGCTGCAGGAGTTGATCGAGAACTTTCGGGAGGTTATGCGCTCCCGCGGCAAACTGGCCGGGGATGAGGAGATCCTAGGAGACGCAGCAGCACTTTCCGGGGTGTCCAAGTTCCCGGCCCGGGTCAAGTGCGCCATGCTGGCATGGGTTGCGGCCGAGGATGCCCTGATGCAAACAGCTTCCTGACGCAAACGGCTCAACGTTCCTTGATGTGTCAGGAATGTTTCCGAGTACTCGCTTTTCCGCTGAACTACTTGTTTCTGCCACTACTCTTGTGCTGCTCTAGCACCGGACCTAATCTCAGTTAAAGTCCAAACCCGTTGTGGGCGGGTGCCATTGTGATGGGGTGGCGGGCAGAGGAATAGAGCAAGGGCGTTACAGCAGCTATGAATGAATCACATGCACGTCTCAGCAGTATGCGTTCCGGCGGTGCCACGCCTATGCTTGGGCGCTCAAGGTGGCTTGTGGTGGTGCTGGCCGCATTGCTGGCGTGGGCCATGGTTGGTGTGAGTTTGATACTCGGTCCAATCTCGGCGGCACTGGCTGCGGATCCCTGCGGCGCCGGGAGTAACCCGATTTCTTGTGAGAACAGTAAACCCGGCACGGACCCGTCCGTTTGGGATATCTCTGGGGCGGGGGATGCAGACATTCAAGGGTTTTCCACCGACATTAGCGTCAATGTGGGCCAAACCATGGGCTTCAAGATTAAGACCAATGCCTCGAACTACAGCATCGATATTTACCGCACTGGTTGGTACCAAGGGCTAGGCGCTCGCAAGATCACCACCATCAACCCCTCAGCCGCCCTCCCTCAGACCCAGCCGCAATGCCTTTCTGACGTGTCAACGCAACTCTACGACTGTGGAACCTGGGGGCTCTCGGCGTCGTGGGCGGTCCCGGCCAACGCCGTATCGGGTGTTTATATTGCCTTGTTAAAAAGGAAAGATAATGGAAACACCAGCCACATCACGTTCATTGTCCGGGAT
This genomic window from Arthrobacter sp. TMP15 contains:
- the sufU gene encoding Fe-S cluster assembly sulfur transfer protein SufU; amino-acid sequence: MSSLDSLYQQIILEQAKTRHGADLPADQLQVSNLPQGMGQCHQLNPVCGDEITLRVETSSGPETSRSISGIHWSGDGCSISMASASILSELAIGLQAEELQELIENFREVMRSRGKLAGDEEILGDAAALSGVSKFPARVKCAMLAWVAAEDALMQTAS